The Doryrhamphus excisus isolate RoL2022-K1 chromosome 1, RoL_Dexc_1.0, whole genome shotgun sequence genome includes a window with the following:
- the pou4f2 gene encoding POU domain, class 4, transcription factor 2, which produces MMMMSLSSKQPFAAMAHASLAEAKYSLHSSASSSSSSTLTSSASSSSSTPSSASSSSCSSSRHSGSSIISTSGSEAMRRACLPTPPSNIFGGLDESLLARAEALAAVDIVSQTKSHHHHHPPHHSPFKPDATYHTMNTLPCTSSSSSSSSVPISHPSALGGHGHHHHHHHHHHHHQPHQALEGDLLEHITPGLALGAMAGPDGSVVSTPAHPAHMAGMNHMHQAAINMAHAHGLPPHIGMSDVDADPRDLEAFAERFKQRRIKLGVTQADVGSALASLKIPGVGSLSQSTICRFESLTLSHNNMIALKPILQAWLEEAEKSHREKLNKPELFNGAEKKRKRTSIAAPEKRSLEAYFAIQPRPSSEKIAAIAEKLDLKKNVVRVWFCNQRQKQKRMKYSACV; this is translated from the exons atgatgatgatgtctcTGAGCAGCAAGCAGCCCTTCGCCGCCATGGCCCACGCCAGCCTGGCTGAAGCAAAGTACTCACTGCACTCTTCGGCCTCCTCGTCGTCCTCGTCCACGCTCACTTCCTCGGCCTCCTCGTCTTCGTCCACGCCGtcctcagcatcctcgtctTCCTGTTCGTCCTCCCGTCACAGCGGCAGCAGCATCATCAGCACCAGCGGATCGGAAGCGATGAGGCGAGCATGTCTGCCCACACCGCCG AGCAATATATTCGGCGGCTTGGATGAGAGTCTGCTGGCCCGGGCTGAAGCTCTCGCCGCGGTGGATATCGTCTCCCAGACCAAgagccaccaccaccaccacccgccGCACCACAGCCCCTTCAAGCCGGACGCCACCTACCACACCATGAACACGCTGCCGTGCACctcctcgtcgtcgtcctcTTCCTCCGTGCCCATCTCGCACCCCTCGGCACTGGGCGGCCacggccaccaccaccaccaccaccatcaccaccaccaccaccagccacACCAGGCGTTAGAGGGCGACCTGCTGGAGCACATCACTCCGGGTTTGGCGTTGGGAGCCATGGCCGGGCCGGACGGCTCCGTGGTGTCCACGCCCGCGCACCCGGCGCACATGGCGGGTATGAATCACATGCACCAGGCTGCAATCAACATGGCACACGCCCACGGCTTGCCCCCGCATATCGGTATGAGCGACGTGGACGCGGATCCCAGGGACTTGGAGGCCTTCGCGGAGCGTTTCAAGCAGCGGCGCATTAAACTCGGAGTGACCCAAGCGGATGTGGGTTCCGCGCTTGCCAGCCTCAAGATCCCCGGCGTGGGTTCCCTGAGCCAGAGCACCATCTGCCGCTTCGAGTCCCTCACGCTGTCCCACAACAACATGATCGCCCTGAAGCCGATTCTTCAGGCGTGGCTGGAGGAGGCCGAGAAGTCCCACCGGGAGAAGCTCAACAAACCCGAGCTCTTTAACGGCGCCGAGAAGAAACGCAAACGCACCTCCATCGCCGCGCCGGAGAAGCGCTCGCTGGAGGCCTACTTCGCCATTCAGCCTCGGCCCTCATCGGAGAAGATCGCCGCCATCGCCGAAAAACTGGACCTGAAAAAGAACGTCGTCCGGGTCTGGTTTTGCAACCAGCGACAGAAACAGAAACGGATGAAGTACTCCGCGTGTgtttga